The following nucleotide sequence is from Mycobacterium sp. Z3061.
GCAGTTGGGTGAGCTCGTTGGCGTTGAGTTCGCGGGTGTGGAATGGGTTGATCGGAGTGTCGCGGCCGGGGGAGAAGGTGATCCGGTTCGGCGTCGACACCATCAGCACACCCCCCGGTCGCAGCACCCGCGCGCACTCGCGGATGAACTGGCCCTGGTCCCACAGATGCTCGATGACCTGGAAGTTCACCACCACGTCCAGGGTTGCGTCGGGAAGCGGCAATTCGGTCAGGTTGGCGTGCAACACCTGCACCCGGGGATAGCGGTGGCGGACGTGGGCGACCGCGGACTCGTCGTAGTCGACGGCGACCACCTTGGCGGCCAGCCCGGCGATCAGGTCCGCGCCGTAGCCCTCTCCGCAGCCGGCCTCCAGCACGTCACGGCCCGCGCACCGCGGCGCCAGGCGCTCGTAGACCACCTCGTGCCGGCGGAACCAGTAGTTCTCGATGTCGAGGTCGGGGATGGTGCGCTCGCCGGTCAGCGTCAACCCCGGATCGGCCGCGTGGTCGATCCGGTCCGGAGTATTGGGGACGATTGAGCTCATTGTTAAGGCAGGCTAATGCCTGGCCTCTGATTCGCGAACCGGACCGGGTAACAAGGGGGAAGCCCAGGGCAATCGGCCCAGTAAGGACCCGCTATGGTGAGTGGGCAGGCCGCGGTAAGTTACCTGCTAGTAACATGGCGTATGCGGTCAAGAAATGCGTTACCGAGGTCCCGTAGTCGACGCTCCGGGACTCCTTCGAGGAGGACGAACCACACTCATGACGAACATCGTGGTCCTGATCAAGCAGGTTCCAGACACCTGGTCGGAGCGCAAGCTCTCCGACGGCGACTGGACGCTCGACCGCGAGGCCGCTGACGCGGTCCTGGACGAGATCAACGAGCGCGCCGTAGAAGAAGCGCTGCAGATCCGGGAGCGGGAGGGCGGCGACGGATCGGTCACCGTACTGACCGCCGGTCCCGAGCGCGCCACCGAGGCGATCCGCAAAGCCCTGTCGATGGGCGCCGACAAGGCCGTCCATCTCAAGGACGACGGCCTGCACGGCTCGTGCGTGGTGCAGACCGCGTGGGCGCTGGCCCGTGCGCTGGGCACCATCGAGGGCACCGAGCTGGTCATCGCCGGAAACGAGTCCACTGACGGCTCGGGCGGCGCGGTGCCGGCGATCATCGCCGAGTACCTGGGCCTGCCGCAGCTCACTCACGTGCGCAAGCTGTCCGTCGAGGACGGCAAGATCACGGCCGAGCGCGAGACCGACGACGGCCTGTTCAGCCTCGAGGCCACGCTGCCCGCCGTGGTGAGCGTCAACGAGAAGATCAACGAGCCGCGTTTCCCGTCCTTCAAAGGCATCATGGCCGCCAAGAAGAAGGAAGTCACCGTGCTGACGCTGGCGGAGATCGGGGTCGAGGCCGACGAGGTGGGCCTGGCCAACGCCGGTTCGTCCGTGCTGTCGTCGACACCGAAGCCGCCGAAGACCGCAGGCGAGAAGGTCACCGACGAGGGCGAGGGCGGCAGCGAGATCGTCAAGTACCTGGTCGGCCAGAAGATCATCTGAGCCCAAACTCAACGTAGAGAGCGAATAACCCATGGCTGAAGTTCTGGTGCTCGTCGAGCACGCCGAAGGGGCCCTGAAGAAGGTCACTTCCGAATTGATCACTGCGGCACGTGCTCTTGGTGAGCCGGCTGCCGTCGTCGTCGGTGCGCCCGGCACCGCCGCACCGCTGGTGGACGGCCTCAAAGAGGCTGGCGCCGAGAAGATTTACGTCGCCGAGTCCGACGTGGCGGAGAACTACCTGATCACTCCGTACGTCGACGTGCTGGCCTCGCTGGCCGAGTCCAACGCGCCCGCGGCGGTGCTGCTGGCCGCCAACGCCGACGGCAAGGAGATCGCCGGCCGGCTGGCCGCGCGCATCGGGTCGGGTCTGCTGGTCGACGTGGTCGAGGTGCGGGAGGGCAACAAGGCCCTGCACTCGATCTTCGGTGGTGCCTACACCGTCGAGTCCCAGGTCAACGGGGACACCCCGGTGATCACGGTGCGCGGCGGCGCCATCGACGCCGAGCCCAAGGCCGGCGCCGGTGAGCAGGTGAACGTCGAGGTTCCGGCCCCGGCGGAGAACGCGACCAAGATCACCTCGCGCGAGCCGGCCGTGGCCGGCGACCGCCCCGAGCTGACGGAGGCCAGCGTCGTGGTCTCCGGTGGCCGCGGCGTGGGCAGCGCGGAGAACTTCAGCGTGGTCGAGGAGCTGGCCGACTCGCTGGGTGCCGCCGTCGGCGCCTCGCGCGCCGCTGTGGACTCCGGCTACTACCCGGGGCAGTTCCAGGTGGGCCAGACCGGCAAGACGGTCTCGCCGCAGCTGTACATCGCGCTGGGCATCTCCGGAGCGATTCAGCACCGGGCCGGCATGCAGACCTCGAAGACCATCGTCGCGGTGAACAAGGACGAAGAAGCGCCGATCTTCGAGATCGCCGACTACGGCGTGGTCGGCGACCTGTTCAAGGTCACCCCGCAGGTGACCGAGGGCGTCAAGGCCCGCAAGGGCTGATCTTCACGCGAACGGCCCCGCGGGTTTACCTGCGGGGCCGTTTTCGTCGCGCCTCATTTCGGATCAATGACATTCATCTGACGTGCATCGACACGTCAGCGGGCCGATGCCGGTTAGCTGACCGCCTGCGCCACGTTGGTGCCATGAGCATCGCATCCGTTCTCATACCCAGCGACAAGCCACGTGGCCCGGCGACACGGTCGTCGTCCGGACCGCACTATTCCCTGTTGCTGTCCACCGATCCGAGCCTCATCGAAGCGGCCCAGCGCCTGCGCTACGACGTGTTCAGCAGCACCCCCGGTTTCGCCCTGCCCACCGCTGTCGACGGCCGAGCGGGTCTGGATAAGGACAGGTTCGACGAGTACTGCGACCACCTCCTGGTCCGCGACGACGACACCGGCGAGCTCGTCGGCTGCTATCGCATGCTGCCGCCGTCGGGCGCCATTGCCGCCGGAGGCCTTTACACCGCAACGGAATTCGACGTCCGGGACTTC
It contains:
- a CDS encoding electron transfer flavoprotein subunit beta/FixA family protein, giving the protein MTNIVVLIKQVPDTWSERKLSDGDWTLDREAADAVLDEINERAVEEALQIREREGGDGSVTVLTAGPERATEAIRKALSMGADKAVHLKDDGLHGSCVVQTAWALARALGTIEGTELVIAGNESTDGSGGAVPAIIAEYLGLPQLTHVRKLSVEDGKITAERETDDGLFSLEATLPAVVSVNEKINEPRFPSFKGIMAAKKKEVTVLTLAEIGVEADEVGLANAGSSVLSSTPKPPKTAGEKVTDEGEGGSEIVKYLVGQKII
- a CDS encoding electron transfer flavoprotein subunit alpha/FixB family protein, encoding MAEVLVLVEHAEGALKKVTSELITAARALGEPAAVVVGAPGTAAPLVDGLKEAGAEKIYVAESDVAENYLITPYVDVLASLAESNAPAAVLLAANADGKEIAGRLAARIGSGLLVDVVEVREGNKALHSIFGGAYTVESQVNGDTPVITVRGGAIDAEPKAGAGEQVNVEVPAPAENATKITSREPAVAGDRPELTEASVVVSGGRGVGSAENFSVVEELADSLGAAVGASRAAVDSGYYPGQFQVGQTGKTVSPQLYIALGISGAIQHRAGMQTSKTIVAVNKDEEAPIFEIADYGVVGDLFKVTPQVTEGVKARKG
- a CDS encoding class I SAM-dependent methyltransferase — encoded protein: MSSIVPNTPDRIDHAADPGLTLTGERTIPDLDIENYWFRRHEVVYERLAPRCAGRDVLEAGCGEGYGADLIAGLAAKVVAVDYDESAVAHVRHRYPRVQVLHANLTELPLPDATLDVVVNFQVIEHLWDQGQFIRECARVLRPGGVLMVSTPNRITFSPGRDTPINPFHTRELNANELTQLLVEGGFTDVSMSGLFHGPRLREMDARHGGSIIDAQIERAVADAPWSPELVADVAAVATADFDLLERSDCDIDDSLDLVAIAVRR